A single genomic interval of bacterium harbors:
- a CDS encoding metal ABC transporter substrate-binding protein: MDVARLLILLFSLVYMGGSGLAGPLRVTASILPIADWARNVGGDRVSVSCVLSGGSSPHTFTPSPSDVSKLARADVFMMVGVGLEEWAQDFITAAGRRGLTVVKLGERIGFKEGANPHVWLDPSLAMKMVFEVARALGSLDPESRTLYEKNARLYARKIESLDSRFAPKFAALGQRSVVQFHPAFTYLLRRYGVGVLDVIEPHPGKRPSSKHLQQIILQLRKQPRRVVLIEPQLSSKAAVAVAREADASLVPLDPLGDLTVASRSTYLSLMEFDLNTLLRSLR, from the coding sequence GTGGACGTAGCTCGCTTGCTCATCCTTCTGTTTTCGCTCGTGTATATGGGTGGGTCAGGTCTTGCCGGGCCGCTGAGAGTAACGGCCTCGATCCTCCCCATAGCGGATTGGGCCCGCAATGTAGGTGGCGATCGGGTGAGCGTCAGTTGTGTGCTTTCTGGCGGCTCGAGTCCGCACACGTTCACGCCATCCCCGTCTGACGTGTCAAAGCTGGCAAGGGCCGACGTATTCATGATGGTCGGTGTGGGGCTCGAGGAGTGGGCGCAGGACTTCATAACTGCGGCTGGCAGACGTGGCCTGACTGTTGTGAAGCTCGGCGAGCGGATCGGCTTTAAGGAGGGCGCAAACCCCCACGTATGGCTTGACCCGAGCCTTGCCATGAAGATGGTTTTTGAGGTGGCAAGAGCGCTTGGCAGCCTTGACCCAGAATCGCGCACGCTTTACGAGAAGAATGCAAGGCTCTATGCCCGCAAGATCGAATCGCTCGACAGTCGCTTTGCCCCGAAGTTTGCGGCGCTTGGGCAGAGGTCTGTTGTGCAGTTCCATCCCGCCTTCACGTATCTTCTGCGCCGGTATGGAGTCGGCGTACTTGACGTCATCGAGCCTCATCCGGGCAAGCGGCCCAGCAGCAAGCATTTACAACAGATCATCTTGCAGCTACGCAAGCAGCCGAGGCGCGTCGTGCTGATCGAGCCTCAGCTCTCCTCAAAGGCGGCGGTCGCGGTCGCGCGCGAGGCCGACGCCTCGCTTGTGCCCCTTGACCCGCTTGGCGACTTGACAGTGGCGTCTCGGAGCACATATCTGTCGTTGATGGAGTTCGATTTGAACACGTTGCTCAGGAGTCTGAGGTAA
- a CDS encoding metal ABC transporter ATP-binding protein yields MKGEKFGADTTPLIQVRDMSFSYAAELEPTLYGITFEQKRGVFLALIGPNGGGKTTFLKLLLGELVPNSGSVLVFGRPAPKLGRLRAKIGYVPQKAHFDPSFPASALDVVLMGSYFETGLLRRVSKSKKERAQKLMARFGIASLARKQIGKLSYGQQQRTFIARALMPSPELLILDEPTVGIDTDGLALFYEQVSQLNRDLGMAIVIVSHDIAQVADHVDEITCLFHTMHWHSKSELVNEKVLEAAGVCELDAYLKEHLRHINEFHREKK; encoded by the coding sequence ATGAAGGGCGAGAAGTTCGGCGCTGATACCACGCCGCTGATTCAGGTAAGAGACATGAGTTTCTCGTATGCGGCCGAGCTCGAGCCAACCTTATACGGCATCACTTTTGAGCAAAAACGAGGCGTTTTTCTGGCGTTGATCGGGCCGAACGGTGGCGGCAAGACGACCTTTCTGAAGCTCTTGCTGGGCGAGCTAGTGCCTAATTCAGGCTCCGTGCTCGTGTTCGGGCGGCCGGCGCCCAAGCTTGGGCGGCTGCGCGCTAAGATCGGCTACGTGCCGCAGAAGGCGCATTTTGACCCGTCGTTCCCAGCGTCCGCCCTTGACGTTGTCCTGATGGGCTCTTATTTCGAGACTGGGCTTCTGCGCAGGGTCAGCAAGTCCAAGAAGGAGCGGGCACAAAAGCTGATGGCACGCTTCGGGATCGCTAGCCTTGCGAGAAAGCAGATCGGCAAGCTCTCCTACGGCCAGCAGCAGCGGACGTTCATCGCAAGGGCGCTTATGCCCTCGCCGGAGCTATTGATACTCGACGAGCCGACAGTCGGCATCGACACGGACGGCCTCGCGCTCTTCTACGAGCAAGTGTCCCAACTCAATCGCGATCTCGGCATGGCGATCGTGATCGTCTCACATGACATCGCCCAGGTCGCTGACCACGTTGATGAGATCACATGCCTCTTCCACACGATGCACTGGCATTCCAAGTCGGAACTCGTCAACGAGAAAGTCCTTGAGGCGGCTGGCGTCTGCGAGCTCGATGCCTATCTAAAGGAGCATTTGA